The Vigna unguiculata cultivar IT97K-499-35 chromosome 6, ASM411807v1, whole genome shotgun sequence genome contains a region encoding:
- the LOC114186601 gene encoding 65-kDa microtubule-associated protein 1-like, with amino-acid sequence MAATDGQNPLLDEITCGSLLHKLQEIWDEVGESDEERDKMLLQIEEECLDVYKRKVEMAAKSRARLLQSLSDAKLELSSLLLALGENSFTGMPDKTSGTIKEQLAAIAPTLEQLWQQKEERVKEFSDVQLQIEQICGEITGDFNPDQTGSGSFTVDESDLSLKKLDEYQSQHQELQREKSERLHKVLEYVSTVHDLCAVLGMDFFSIVTEVHPSLNDAVGVHSKSISNGTLAKLAKTVSALKEDKKQRLHKLQELASQLIDLWNLMDTPTEERRLFDHVTCNISASVDEVTVPGALALDLIEQAEVEVERLDQLKASKMKEIAFKKQDELEEIYARAHVEINPEAARGNILSLIDSGNIEPSELLTDMDKQIAAAKEEALSRKEILDKVEKWMSACEEESWLEDYNRDENRYNASRGAHINLKRAEKARILVGKIPALVDTLVAKTRTWEEVHNMSFTYDGVPLLAMLDEYAMLRHERQEEKRRMRDQKKYYEQQSTDQESVFGLRPSPARPLGNKKVVGPRPNGTPNRRLSLNVHQNGSRSITKDGKRDNTRPVAPLNYVSISKEDAASHVSGAEPVPTSP; translated from the exons ATGGCGGCTACTGATGGTCAAAATCCTCTTCTTGATGAAATCACCTGCGGTTCATTGTTACATAAGCTTCAG GAAATATGGGATGAGGTCGGTGAGAGTGATGAGGAGCGAGACAAGATGCTCCTTCAGATAGAGGAAGAGTGCTTGGATGTATACAAAAGAAAGGTTGAGATGGCTGCCAAGTCAAGGGCACGGTTACTTCAATCCTTGTCTGATGCTAAACTTGAACTGTCTAGTCTTTTATTGGCTCTTGGTGAAAACAGTTTCACTGGAATg CCTGACAAGACTTCAGGTACTATTAAGGAACAACTTGCAGCCATAGCACCAACACTTGAACAGCTTTGGCAACAAAAAGAGGAAAGAGTAAAGGAGTTTTCAGATGTACAGTTACAGATCGAACAAATATGTGGTGAGATAACTGGGGACTTTAACCCTGATCAGACTGGATCAGGATCATTTACTGTTGATGAGTCTGACCTTTCCTTGAAGAAGTTGGATGAATATCAATCTCAACACCAAGAACTTCAAAGGGAAAAG AGCGAGAGGCTGCACAAGGTTCTTGAATATGTGAGTACAGTGCATGATCTATGTGCTGTCCTTGGCATGGACTTCTTTAGTATTGTGACTGAAGTTCATCCAAGCTTAAATGATGCTGTTGGTGTTCATTCCAAAAGCATAAGCAATGGCACACTAGCTAAACTGGCTAAGACAGTCTCTGCCCTGAAAGAAGATAAAAAGCAGCGGCTACACAAG CTTCAAGAATTAGCTTCTCAGTTGATTGATCTGTGGAATCTAATGGATACCCCTACAGAGGAAAGGAGACTATTTGACCATGTTACTTGTAATATCTCAGCTTCTGTAGATGAAGTCACTGTTCCCGGTGCTCTTGCTCTGGATTTGATTGAGCAG GCTGAAGTGGAAGTTGAAAGGCTTGATCAGCTGAAAGCCAGCAAGATGAAAGAAATTGCTTTCAAGAAGCAAGACGAGCTTGAAGAGATATATGCCCGTGCTCATGTAGAAATAAACCCTGAAGCTGCTCGAGGGAATATTTTGTCATTGATTGACTCTGGAAACATTGAACCATCTGAATTACTGACTGACATGGATAAACAGATAGCTGCAGCAAAAGAAGAAGCTTTAAGCAGAAAAGAAATATTGGACAAGGTTGAGAAATGGATGTCTGCATGTGAAGAAGAGAGCTGGCTTGAAGACTATAATAGG GATGAAAACAGGTACAATGCAAGTAGAGGTGCACACATAAACCTCAAACGTGCTGAGAAAGCTCGAATACTGGTCGGCAAAATTCCAG CTTTGGTTGATACATTGGTTGCTAAAACTCGCACTTGGGAAGAAGTACACAACATGTCATTCACATATGATGGTGTTCCTCTTCTTGCTATGCTGGATGAATATGCCATGCTGAGGCATGAACGACAAGAGGAAAAACGAAGGATGAGG GACCAGAAAAAGTACTATGAACAGCAAAGCACAGATCAGGAATCTGTGTTTGGTTTAAGACCTAGTCCTGCAAGGCCACTTGGCAACAAGAAGGTAGTTGGCCCTCGACCAAACGGTACTCCAAATAGACGGTTATCTCTTAATGTTCATCAAAATGGAAGCAGGTCCATAACAAAAGATGGAAAAAGGGATAATACTAGACCAGTTGCTCCCCTTAACTATGTATCAATATCAAAAGAAGATGCTGCTTCTCATGTTTCTGGTGCTGAACCAGTCCCAACATCACCCTAG